In a genomic window of Salegentibacter salegens:
- a CDS encoding phage integrase SAM-like domain-containing protein, giving the protein MTISFYIQSSKDPAPIYVRVREGRDIDAKSKTQKTIDPKLFSKGKIKLRKIPAGVDAKDKDWIQRANNELILIQKKLDQLKVQLTDRLNNRKDGQIINSQWLNEVIAPRKTTELPKALLSYFDYFLESKKTSLNVNTIKKIKVFKHRLERYEKTHGTVYINEVDKRFALSLQRWCDREKYAHNTKVKTLKVLLTVCNHAKENGLPTSAQLPYITRGLKYQKTSHVYLDFEELKGIAATPMPNQRTEIARDWLIISCFTAQRVSDFLRFSKNKLVEMEGMQFLDISQKKTGKPLYIPLTKEVTDILDKRSGEFPPAFSNHPEGNKTIYNALIKKVCRIAKINNKVTAHRKNPKTNRYEFMEVPKYKAVSTHIGRRSFATNYYGKINTALLINATGHSSEAQFLKYVGKDGNQQALTLAKAMKSFAEQSK; this is encoded by the coding sequence ATGACCATTTCTTTTTATATCCAATCCAGTAAAGATCCTGCTCCAATCTACGTACGCGTTCGGGAAGGTCGGGATATCGATGCTAAAAGTAAAACCCAAAAGACCATAGATCCAAAACTTTTCAGTAAAGGGAAAATAAAACTTCGAAAGATTCCCGCCGGGGTCGATGCAAAAGATAAGGACTGGATCCAAAGAGCGAACAACGAACTCATCCTCATCCAAAAAAAACTGGATCAGCTAAAGGTGCAACTTACCGACCGGCTCAATAACCGCAAGGATGGACAGATAATCAACAGTCAATGGCTTAATGAAGTCATTGCCCCACGAAAGACAACTGAACTTCCCAAAGCCCTTCTCTCCTATTTTGATTATTTTCTAGAATCCAAAAAGACAAGTTTAAACGTCAACACCATTAAAAAAATTAAAGTATTCAAACATCGGTTGGAGCGTTATGAGAAAACACATGGAACCGTCTATATCAACGAAGTAGACAAACGTTTTGCTCTCTCCCTGCAACGCTGGTGTGATCGGGAGAAATATGCACACAATACTAAAGTAAAAACCTTAAAGGTATTATTGACCGTTTGTAACCACGCCAAAGAAAACGGACTCCCCACCAGCGCACAATTACCCTATATTACCCGAGGTCTGAAATACCAAAAAACCAGTCACGTCTATTTAGATTTTGAAGAACTAAAAGGGATAGCAGCAACTCCAATGCCAAACCAGCGGACGGAAATTGCCAGGGATTGGCTGATTATTAGTTGTTTTACAGCCCAACGGGTTTCCGATTTTCTGCGCTTTTCCAAAAATAAACTGGTGGAAATGGAAGGAATGCAATTTTTGGACATTAGCCAAAAAAAGACCGGAAAACCTCTCTATATCCCGCTAACCAAAGAAGTGACTGACATCCTGGACAAACGCAGTGGGGAATTCCCACCTGCTTTTTCCAACCACCCAGAGGGCAACAAAACGATTTACAATGCTCTTATTAAAAAGGTGTGTCGTATTGCTAAAATCAACAACAAGGTTACTGCCCATAGGAAAAATCCTAAGACCAACAGGTATGAATTTATGGAAGTACCTAAATATAAAGCGGTCAGCACCCACATCGGGAGAAGGTCTTTTGCGACCAACTATTACGGCAAAATAAATACGGCCTTATTAATAAACGCCACTGGTCATTCCTCTGAGGCTCAGTTTTTAAAATATGTAGGAAAAGATGGCAACCAACAAGCCCTAACCTTGGCCAAGGCCATGAAATCTTTTGCAGAGCAAAGTAAGTAA
- a CDS encoding glycosyltransferase, translated as MMTSNFKYFSSASAKDFKINNTTLQTENSTDSEEDSVNYRKAIFTKRHLFILTSTFLLLIGGAFSFYFLQAEFKAVNMNRMDTLGGIILLVLSGFLLIFRLGFLTYIARLFFKYKPVNSVTDTELPSCTVIVPAYNEGKLVYSTLKSLINSKYPAEKLQLLAIDDGSKDDTWDWMKKAKEEWGDRISIFQQPNNQGKRHALYRGFNLGTGEVFVTVDSDSIVEKDTLRNLVSPFVTNENCGAVPGNVRVLNNEKAIIPRMLNVSFVFSFEFIRSAQSVLGSVLCTPGALAAYRATAVKNCLPEWINQTFMGKPTDIGEDRAMTNMILKQGFHVLFQRNAYVLTNIPEKFSSLHKMFTRWERSNVRENLMMSKFAFKTFRMGSKSGPRILLLNQWMKMLTTYPLILIMIVLLVAHPVLFITSTLLSILVFSTLPAFFYAKKYNIAESFWIYSYSIFYTFGLFWITPYAMATASKRGWLTRELPQKK; from the coding sequence ATGATGACTTCGAACTTTAAATACTTCTCTTCGGCTTCGGCAAAAGATTTTAAAATTAATAATACTACTTTACAAACTGAAAATTCAACTGATTCAGAAGAAGATTCAGTTAATTATAGAAAAGCAATCTTTACCAAAAGACACCTGTTCATCTTAACTTCAACATTTTTACTCCTTATTGGAGGCGCTTTTTCATTCTACTTTTTACAAGCTGAATTTAAAGCGGTTAATATGAATAGAATGGATACCCTGGGTGGGATTATTCTGCTTGTTCTCAGTGGGTTTTTATTAATATTCAGACTGGGTTTCTTAACCTATATTGCCAGGTTATTCTTTAAATATAAACCGGTGAATTCTGTAACAGATACCGAATTACCTAGCTGTACTGTGATTGTACCAGCTTATAATGAAGGTAAACTGGTTTATTCAACTTTAAAAAGTTTGATTAACAGTAAATATCCGGCTGAAAAATTACAGCTTCTTGCCATTGACGACGGAAGTAAAGATGATACCTGGGATTGGATGAAAAAAGCCAAAGAAGAATGGGGAGACCGTATTTCTATATTTCAGCAACCAAATAATCAGGGTAAGAGACACGCGTTATATCGTGGGTTTAACCTTGGTACAGGTGAAGTTTTCGTTACGGTAGATAGTGATTCTATTGTAGAAAAGGATACTTTGCGCAACCTGGTTTCTCCTTTTGTAACTAATGAGAACTGTGGTGCCGTGCCAGGAAATGTTCGCGTTTTAAACAATGAAAAAGCGATTATTCCCCGAATGCTTAATGTGAGTTTTGTATTTAGTTTTGAGTTTATACGCTCAGCACAAAGTGTATTGGGATCTGTATTATGTACCCCTGGTGCTTTAGCCGCTTATCGCGCAACGGCCGTCAAAAATTGTTTGCCTGAATGGATAAATCAAACATTTATGGGCAAGCCAACAGATATTGGTGAAGATCGTGCAATGACTAATATGATCTTAAAACAGGGCTTCCACGTTTTATTTCAGCGTAATGCTTATGTGCTTACCAATATTCCTGAAAAATTTAGCAGTTTACATAAAATGTTTACCCGTTGGGAAAGAAGTAATGTGCGTGAAAATCTTATGATGTCTAAATTTGCATTTAAAACTTTTAGGATGGGGTCAAAGTCCGGTCCTCGTATTTTATTATTAAACCAATGGATGAAAATGCTAACCACCTATCCATTAATACTTATTATGATCGTTTTACTGGTAGCACATCCCGTGCTGTTTATTACTTCAACCCTATTAAGTATCTTGGTATTTTCGACTCTTCCTGCATTTTTCTATGCTAAAAAGTACAATATCGCTGAATCTTTTTGGATCTACTCCTATAGTATTTTCTATACTTTTGGCTTGTTCTGGATTACACCTTACGCTATGGCCACTGCCAGTAAAAGAGGTTGGTTAACCCGAGAATTACCACAGAAGAAATAG
- a CDS encoding M20 metallopeptidase family protein — translation MSALFFLQFLFQGLFVFGQEASTVPSIHQLIQSQTDDIFDSLVKIRRDLHKHPEVSEQEEKTSKKIQEYLLSLGLEVKTNIGGYGVVGILKGAKEGKRIAWRADIDAMPSDVPDVVDFKSENKGVRHICGHDVHTTIGMGIANVLASQKENLQGTIYFVFQPAEENYKGARAMINDGLFDLIQPEEIYALHISPLPTGLIATKPGPLYAYLNRIDIKYKISDKDKDTLINYTKNLLSSYQNVEKDSKFWDVKNTLDPKVGLANPNTIFKNYLTLLQDFSIQESEGEVTISSLINSSDQQQLNALIKDVEAEIRTSRYAEDLLSVAYSYEKDILFNDEKLAPEALNHIANIYGAETAVLLHGVTPGYFGDDFAYFQEKLPGVYFFLGGSNYENGIISMPHTPNFAVDEECIRTGVNYFSSMMVERLND, via the coding sequence TTGAGTGCCTTATTTTTCTTACAATTTCTTTTCCAAGGTCTTTTTGTATTTGGTCAGGAAGCATCAACTGTACCTTCAATTCATCAATTAATTCAATCCCAAACAGATGATATTTTTGACAGTCTTGTGAAAATTCGGAGGGACTTACACAAGCATCCCGAAGTATCTGAACAAGAAGAAAAAACATCAAAAAAAATACAGGAGTATTTACTTTCCCTGGGCCTGGAGGTTAAAACCAATATTGGAGGGTATGGCGTAGTAGGTATTTTAAAAGGTGCAAAAGAAGGAAAACGAATTGCCTGGAGAGCAGATATTGATGCGATGCCTTCAGATGTTCCAGATGTTGTTGATTTTAAATCGGAAAATAAAGGGGTACGGCATATTTGTGGGCACGATGTACACACAACTATTGGAATGGGAATTGCAAATGTTCTCGCTAGCCAAAAGGAGAATTTACAAGGAACAATTTACTTTGTTTTTCAACCGGCAGAAGAAAATTATAAAGGTGCCAGGGCAATGATTAATGATGGGTTATTTGACCTTATTCAGCCTGAAGAAATATACGCCTTACATATATCTCCTTTACCAACAGGTTTGATTGCTACCAAACCGGGCCCCTTATATGCCTATCTTAATAGAATAGATATAAAATATAAAATTTCAGATAAAGACAAAGACACTTTAATTAACTATACTAAAAATTTACTTTCAAGTTATCAAAATGTAGAAAAGGATAGTAAGTTTTGGGATGTTAAAAACACTTTAGACCCTAAAGTAGGTCTCGCAAATCCCAATACTATATTTAAAAATTATTTAACCTTGTTACAGGATTTTAGCATACAGGAATCTGAAGGTGAAGTTACTATAAGCAGCCTAATTAATTCTAGTGATCAACAGCAGCTTAATGCATTAATAAAAGATGTTGAAGCAGAGATTAGAACATCACGTTATGCTGAAGATTTGTTAAGTGTAGCGTATTCTTATGAAAAAGACATTCTTTTTAATGATGAAAAATTAGCACCAGAAGCCCTTAACCATATTGCAAACATTTACGGTGCAGAGACTGCAGTACTTTTGCACGGGGTAACTCCAGGTTATTTTGGTGACGATTTTGCTTATTTTCAGGAAAAGCTGCCTGGAGTTTATTTCTTTTTAGGAGGCTCGAATTATGAGAACGGAATTATTTCAATGCCACACACCCCAAACTTTGCTGTAGACGAAGAATGTATTAGAACAGGGGTAAATTATTTTTCGTCTATGATGGTTGAAAGATTAAATGATTGA
- a CDS encoding OsmC family protein: protein MKKHQYKLNLKWTGDEGKGTLNYKSYNRNYKISAEGKNSEINGSADPAFLGDKSKYNPEDLFLSSIAACHMLWYLHLCSTHKIIVVAYLDNATGVMEETSNGSGKFTEVSLNPMVKVTEESMISKANELHKEAGRMCFIANSCNFEIGYNPTTIVV, encoded by the coding sequence ATGAAAAAACATCAATACAAATTAAACCTGAAGTGGACGGGAGATGAGGGAAAAGGAACTCTAAATTACAAATCCTATAATCGAAATTATAAAATTTCAGCTGAAGGAAAAAACAGTGAAATAAATGGTTCAGCCGACCCGGCCTTTCTGGGTGATAAAAGCAAATATAATCCCGAAGATTTATTCTTATCTTCCATAGCTGCCTGTCATATGCTTTGGTATTTGCATTTATGTTCTACGCACAAAATTATAGTAGTAGCCTATTTGGACAATGCAACCGGAGTAATGGAAGAAACTTCCAACGGAAGCGGTAAGTTTACTGAAGTCAGCCTGAACCCTATGGTAAAAGTAACAGAGGAAAGTATGATTTCAAAAGCGAATGAATTGCACAAGGAAGCAGGCAGGATGTGTTTTATTGCCAATTCCTGCAATTTTGAGATCGGGTATAATCCGACTACCATAGTGGTTTAA
- a CDS encoding glycoside hydrolase family 43 protein: protein MRNSVIPLLKVFGVLNLIFIMCSCGSSKTEKEQIKNLQFDNPLAEQRADPFVTKAEDGNYYFIATVPEYDRIEIRKSKTINGIKEAEPVIIWRKHDKGVMGNHIWAPELHRINGKWYVYFAAGSAEEKWKIRMYALSNPSPDPTKGEWKEEGQVVSNRDDFSLDATTFKLDGQRYMIWTDRASDTIINTGLYIAEMNSPTTLADKQVVISQPTHDWEIRGHRVNEAPAVLLRHGKVFVTFSASATDANYSIGLMWAYADANLLDPDSWHKLSKPVFYSNPDLDRFGPGHNSFTKAKDGKTDIMIYHARDYKEIEGEALYDPNRHTRARVLRWKDGMPFFGQELSDKEMSQRNTKQN from the coding sequence ATGCGAAATTCCGTTATACCATTATTAAAAGTTTTTGGAGTTTTAAACCTTATTTTTATAATGTGTTCCTGTGGTTCTTCAAAAACTGAAAAAGAGCAAATAAAAAATCTTCAATTTGATAATCCCTTAGCTGAACAAAGAGCAGATCCTTTTGTTACTAAAGCTGAAGACGGCAACTATTATTTTATAGCAACTGTTCCAGAATACGATCGTATTGAAATTCGTAAATCAAAAACTATTAATGGGATAAAGGAGGCTGAGCCAGTAATTATATGGCGTAAACACGATAAAGGAGTAATGGGAAACCATATCTGGGCTCCGGAACTACATCGCATAAACGGGAAATGGTATGTGTATTTCGCAGCCGGTTCAGCAGAAGAAAAATGGAAAATAAGAATGTATGCTTTGTCAAATCCTTCCCCCGATCCTACCAAAGGTGAATGGAAAGAAGAAGGCCAGGTTGTAAGTAATAGGGATGATTTTTCCCTGGATGCCACCACCTTTAAATTAGACGGCCAACGGTATATGATCTGGACAGACAGAGCTTCAGATACGATAATCAATACCGGATTATATATAGCTGAAATGAACAGTCCAACTACTTTGGCAGATAAACAAGTGGTGATTTCACAACCAACCCACGACTGGGAAATACGGGGTCACAGGGTGAATGAAGCTCCCGCGGTACTCTTGCGCCATGGGAAAGTATTTGTAACATTTTCTGCCAGTGCTACAGATGCCAATTATTCTATAGGCTTAATGTGGGCTTATGCCGATGCTAATTTGCTTGATCCCGATTCTTGGCATAAATTATCAAAACCGGTATTTTATAGCAATCCCGATCTGGATCGCTTTGGTCCCGGCCACAACAGTTTTACAAAAGCTAAAGACGGCAAGACAGATATAATGATCTATCACGCCCGTGATTATAAGGAAATTGAGGGAGAGGCACTATACGATCCCAATCGTCACACCCGCGCAAGAGTGCTGAGGTGGAAAGACGGAATGCCCTTTTTTGGCCAGGAACTAAGTGATAAAGAAATGAGTCAAAGAAATACTAAGCAGAATTAA
- a CDS encoding UpxY family transcription antiterminator, translated as MSWYVLYTKPRMEKKVAEGLEQMGVEVYCPLITEIKQWNDRKKKLRTPLFKSYVFIKLEEKSRNQVFDVPGVVRYLFWLGKPAIVKDREIEIIREWLEEDRVDDAKVEHLNAGDKITIKNGAFKQQEAIIRDIGKRKMRLVLPHLGFTVEVKTKEVI; from the coding sequence ATGTCGTGGTACGTTTTATATACCAAACCCAGAATGGAAAAAAAAGTGGCCGAAGGTTTGGAACAAATGGGGGTGGAGGTCTATTGTCCTTTGATCACTGAAATAAAACAATGGAACGACCGGAAGAAAAAGCTTAGAACCCCTCTTTTTAAATCCTATGTATTTATTAAACTCGAAGAAAAAAGCCGAAACCAGGTTTTTGATGTACCGGGCGTGGTGCGGTATTTATTCTGGTTAGGCAAACCTGCAATAGTAAAAGACAGGGAAATAGAAATAATCCGGGAGTGGCTGGAAGAAGATAGGGTAGACGATGCTAAGGTAGAACACCTTAACGCGGGTGATAAAATAACCATTAAAAACGGAGCCTTTAAACAGCAAGAAGCCATTATTCGGGATATAGGAAAAAGAAAAATGCGTCTCGTGCTGCCACATCTTGGGTTTACGGTAGAAGTAAAAACCAAAGAGGTTATTTAG
- a CDS encoding nucleotide sugar dehydrogenase produces MNENIKIAVIGLGYVGLPLARLFATKFPVVGFDINKDRVAELQKRHDSTLEVEDEILQQVLVSDIKSLATRHPELVTSSAVERSGSTGNRHPELVSGSNTNETQNGLYVTDQLENIADCNHYIITVPTPIDKNNRPDLTPLYKSSESVAKVLKQGDIVIYESTVYPGVTEDECVPVLEKHSGLKFNEDFFVGYSPERINPGDKEHTVEKILKVTAGSTPEVGKKVDALYKEVITAGTHLAPTIKVAEAAKVIENSQRDINIAFVNELAKIFNKMNIDTQDVLEAAGTKWNFLPFKPGLVGGHCIGVDPYYLAQKAQEIGYHPEIILAGRRMNDSMGKYVATEVIKLMLQNELKVKGANILVLGFTFKENCPDVRNTRVVDVVNELQSYGTNLTIYDPLANPAEVKHEYGLQTTRQLPKQKFDAVVLTVAHKEFLEMDLEQFKAKPAVVYDVKGVLKIVEGKL; encoded by the coding sequence ATGAACGAAAACATTAAAATTGCAGTAATAGGCCTTGGATATGTAGGGCTTCCTTTAGCCAGGCTTTTCGCTACTAAGTTCCCGGTAGTAGGATTTGATATCAACAAAGACAGGGTAGCAGAGCTTCAAAAAAGACACGACAGTACACTCGAAGTAGAAGATGAAATACTTCAACAGGTTCTGGTTAGTGATATAAAATCTTTAGCGACGCGTCATCCTGAACTTGTCACCTCGAGCGCAGTCGAGAGGTCAGGGTCGACTGGGAATCGTCATCCTGAACTTGTTTCAGGATCTAACACGAATGAAACTCAAAATGGCTTGTATGTTACTGATCAATTAGAAAACATTGCGGACTGCAACCACTACATCATCACCGTCCCCACCCCAATAGATAAAAATAACCGCCCCGATCTTACTCCGCTATACAAAAGCAGCGAAAGCGTGGCTAAGGTGTTAAAGCAAGGAGATATCGTGATCTATGAATCTACCGTGTATCCAGGAGTTACGGAAGACGAATGTGTGCCGGTACTGGAGAAGCATAGCGGACTCAAATTCAACGAAGATTTCTTTGTAGGTTATTCGCCGGAAAGGATTAACCCGGGAGATAAGGAGCATACGGTAGAGAAAATCTTAAAAGTAACCGCGGGTTCTACACCTGAAGTTGGGAAAAAAGTAGATGCGCTTTATAAAGAAGTGATTACCGCCGGTACCCACCTGGCACCAACTATTAAAGTAGCTGAAGCCGCTAAGGTGATAGAGAATTCCCAACGAGATATTAATATTGCTTTTGTAAACGAATTGGCAAAGATTTTTAATAAGATGAATATTGACACCCAGGATGTTTTGGAAGCCGCAGGAACAAAATGGAACTTTTTGCCCTTTAAACCCGGTCTTGTAGGTGGGCATTGTATAGGCGTAGATCCTTATTACCTGGCGCAAAAAGCTCAGGAAATAGGCTATCATCCCGAAATCATCCTGGCGGGAAGGCGTATGAATGACTCTATGGGAAAATATGTAGCGACTGAAGTGATTAAGCTGATGTTGCAAAACGAACTTAAAGTAAAAGGTGCCAACATCCTGGTATTGGGTTTCACTTTTAAAGAGAACTGCCCAGATGTGCGGAATACCAGGGTGGTAGATGTAGTCAACGAACTGCAATCTTATGGCACCAACCTCACTATTTACGATCCCCTGGCGAATCCTGCAGAGGTTAAACACGAATATGGCCTGCAAACCACCAGACAACTACCTAAACAGAAGTTTGATGCAGTGGTTTTAACTGTTGCTCATAAAGAGTTCTTGGAGATGGACCTGGAGCAGTTTAAAGCTAAACCTGCGGTGGTATATGATGTGAAGGGTGTATTAAAAATAGTAGAAGGGAAGTTATGA
- a CDS encoding MATE family efflux transporter, producing the protein MSSSKTIAKNTLFLYFRMFLVMGVTLYMSRIVLEQLGVSDFGIYSLVGGIVALFGFLNSSMSSATQRYLAFDLGKKDESRLQKTFSVTLTIHIAIAVIILFFAETIGLWYVNNKVVLPPDRLFAANIVYQFSVLTALIGIIQVPYDSLIIAYEKMNVYAYISIVEVCLKLGLVFLLVVYGGDKLIAYAAMMFLVSLIIRIAYQIYCRRNYKASKYSFEYDKTYFKELISYSGWNLFGGLASVSRGQGINIVLNLFFGTVVNAAYGLTLQVQSAVNQFVTNFQRAVNPQIIKTYSEGNLERMHKLVIQSSKFSFLLMLLIIAPILFNTDFILNLWLKNPPQYTTIFVQLSLIGVLVDCISGPLMVAVQATGKIKNYQILIGSLIILTLPLAAIWLYYGGKPAVVFYSIILINFLSLISRLFFLKALLNLKISKFLKGTFLRIVLVSAIVYVLFTLLKEYNLSNGWWSLIITLLISAFCVLSIGLSKSDYVLLKSFIKK; encoded by the coding sequence ATGTCCTCTTCAAAAACCATAGCTAAAAACACTTTATTCCTATATTTTAGGATGTTCCTGGTAATGGGGGTTACGCTTTATATGTCCCGAATCGTACTGGAGCAACTTGGTGTGTCAGATTTCGGTATTTATTCTTTAGTAGGGGGAATTGTAGCTTTATTTGGTTTTTTAAATTCTTCTATGTCCTCAGCTACTCAACGATATTTGGCGTTCGATCTTGGAAAAAAGGATGAAAGTAGGTTACAAAAAACCTTTAGTGTAACACTAACTATCCATATAGCAATTGCAGTAATCATTTTATTTTTTGCAGAGACCATAGGACTCTGGTATGTGAATAATAAAGTTGTATTACCTCCCGATAGGCTTTTTGCAGCTAATATTGTTTATCAATTTTCTGTTTTAACGGCTTTAATAGGCATCATCCAAGTGCCTTATGATTCACTTATCATTGCTTATGAAAAGATGAATGTTTATGCGTATATAAGTATTGTTGAAGTATGTTTAAAATTAGGCTTGGTGTTTCTTTTAGTTGTTTATGGAGGTGATAAGTTGATTGCTTATGCGGCAATGATGTTTTTAGTTTCCCTGATTATTAGAATTGCCTATCAAATCTATTGTAGGAGAAATTATAAAGCAAGTAAATATAGTTTTGAATATGACAAAACTTATTTTAAAGAATTGATTAGCTATTCAGGGTGGAATCTTTTTGGAGGTCTTGCTTCTGTAAGTAGAGGGCAGGGAATTAATATTGTACTTAACTTATTTTTCGGAACAGTTGTAAACGCAGCTTATGGCTTAACCTTACAAGTGCAAAGTGCCGTTAATCAGTTTGTAACAAATTTTCAAAGAGCTGTTAATCCTCAAATTATAAAAACTTATTCAGAAGGAAATTTAGAACGAATGCATAAACTTGTCATTCAAAGCTCAAAATTTTCTTTTTTGTTGATGTTGCTCATAATTGCTCCAATTTTGTTTAATACCGATTTCATTTTAAACCTTTGGCTTAAAAACCCACCACAATACACCACTATTTTTGTACAATTAAGTTTAATAGGCGTTTTAGTAGACTGTATATCTGGACCATTAATGGTTGCGGTGCAGGCTACTGGGAAAATTAAAAATTATCAAATTTTAATAGGAAGTCTCATTATTTTAACTCTACCACTTGCAGCTATTTGGCTGTATTATGGAGGTAAACCTGCGGTAGTTTTTTATTCGATAATATTAATTAATTTTTTATCATTAATATCTCGTTTATTCTTCTTGAAAGCCTTATTAAATTTAAAAATTAGTAAATTCTTAAAGGGTACCTTTTTAAGAATTGTTTTGGTATCGGCTATTGTTTATGTGCTTTTTACTCTATTGAAAGAATATAATTTATCCAATGGATGGTGGAGTCTAATAATTACACTCCTCATCAGTGCATTCTGTGTTTTGTCTATAGGTTTAAGTAAATCGGATTATGTTTTGTTAAAGTCTTTTATAAAAAAATGA
- a CDS encoding nitroreductase family protein, translating into MREKFKNIIRGILGDNFTEAFLQKAKKNRSLFYLLTNTYSDFRLYYQYSTLFKLDNLKKEEALLILDYHSIEKGMLYLNMKPRFAQNRVERIHKYLKSENLLENLNRTQIEVTLKVMCKYYEIHQEKNINIEDYFSQELYEKYKLLLKNNYVKEFSGAIDSSYEDFYQNASASFDKFAISRKSIRTYTGEKVKPELIEKAISLSLTAPSVCNRQANTVYLLEDKEKIDKVLKIQGGFTGYEEKVSQLLILTNNRNYYYTVGERNQFYIDGGVFLLNLLYSLHFYNIASCPANWGKMVKDEKELDKIISIPKSEKIICLIPIGIATANFRVTLSKRRNVEETLKKLQ; encoded by the coding sequence ATGAGAGAAAAATTTAAAAATATCATAAGGGGTATTTTAGGTGATAATTTTACTGAAGCCTTCCTTCAAAAAGCTAAGAAAAACAGAAGTTTATTTTACTTATTAACAAATACATATAGCGATTTTCGACTTTATTACCAATACTCTACCCTCTTTAAACTTGATAATTTAAAGAAAGAAGAGGCATTGTTAATTCTTGACTATCATTCTATTGAAAAGGGAATGTTATACCTAAACATGAAACCCAGATTTGCTCAAAATAGGGTGGAAAGAATTCACAAATATTTGAAATCAGAGAATCTATTAGAAAATTTAAACAGAACGCAGATTGAAGTTACTCTAAAAGTGATGTGTAAATATTATGAAATACATCAAGAGAAAAATATTAATATTGAGGATTATTTTTCTCAGGAACTTTATGAAAAATATAAGTTACTGCTTAAAAATAATTATGTAAAAGAATTTTCCGGTGCTATTGATTCATCTTATGAAGATTTTTACCAAAATGCATCCGCATCTTTTGATAAATTTGCCATCTCTAGAAAAAGTATTCGAACCTACACAGGAGAAAAAGTAAAGCCTGAATTAATTGAGAAAGCTATTTCTTTGTCATTAACAGCGCCTTCCGTCTGTAATAGGCAAGCTAACACGGTCTATTTATTGGAGGATAAGGAAAAAATAGATAAAGTTTTGAAAATCCAGGGTGGTTTTACTGGGTATGAAGAGAAAGTAAGCCAATTATTAATTCTCACTAATAATAGAAATTATTATTATACTGTAGGGGAAAGAAATCAATTTTATATTGATGGTGGCGTTTTTCTTTTAAATCTTTTGTACTCTCTTCACTTCTATAATATAGCAAGCTGTCCCGCTAATTGGGGGAAAATGGTCAAGGATGAAAAGGAATTAGATAAAATTATTTCAATTCCTAAATCGGAGAAAATTATTTGCCTTATTCCAATTGGTATTGCAACAGCCAATTTTAGAGTTACTTTATCTAAACGTAGGAATGTAGAAGAAACTTTAAAGAAGCTACAATAG